Part of the Magnetococcales bacterium genome is shown below.
CGGATGATCCGTACCGACGAAGAGGTGCAGGCGATCATCGCCCATGGCATCGTCGAGCTTTACATCGACTCCTCCCGTGGGCGGGACGTGGAAGAGGCTCCCACCGCTTCGGAAGTCCAGGCCATGCTGGAGGCCCAGTTGCGGGATCTGGCGGAAGACGACCTGGAAGAGGGCCCCCAGGAGGTGCCCATGGAACGGGAGATCCATCAGGCCGCCAAGGTCAAGGCCCATGCCCGCAATCTGGTGGGCTCGATTCTCGAAGACGCCCGGCTGGGCAAACAGGTGACCTTGTCACCGGTCAAGGACGCGGTGCGGAACATGGCGGATTCCATGTTTCGCAATCCGGACGCCCTGCTTTCCTTGAGCCTCATCAAGCAGCGGGACGAATACACCTTCATGCATTCGGTGAATGTGGGGGTGATGCTGATGTCGTTCTGTCGCGCCATGGACATGGCCGAGGAGGATATCATCAATGTCGGCATCGGCGGCATGCTCCACGACATCGGCAAGATGCGCACTCCCGAAGGCATTCTCAACAAGGCGGGCAAACTCACCGACGAGGAGTTTGCCATCATGAAAAAACATGTCACCTACAGCCGCAAAATCCTCTCCGAAACCCCGGGCATCGCCGAAGTCAGCATGCACGTCGCCGCCCAGCATCATGAGCGTGTGGACGGCTCGGGCTATCCTTTGGGACTCAAGGGGGATGCGATCAACCGTTTCGGTCAGATGGCGGCCATTGTCGATGTCTATGACGCCATCACCTCGGACCGTTGTTATCACAAGGGCAATCCGCCCCATATGGCCCTCAAGCGCATGCTGGAATGGAGCAAGTTCCATTTCAGCGCGGATCTGTATCAGAAATTTGTCCAGTGTGTGGGCATCTATCCCATGGGCACCCTGGTACGGCTGGAAAA
Proteins encoded:
- a CDS encoding HD-GYP domain-containing protein produces the protein MIRKITVQQLKAGMFVHDFNHDWKDPCCQDRDPNAFRGPRMIRTDEEVQAIIAHGIVELYIDSSRGRDVEEAPTASEVQAMLEAQLRDLAEDDLEEGPQEVPMEREIHQAAKVKAHARNLVGSILEDARLGKQVTLSPVKDAVRNMADSMFRNPDALLSLSLIKQRDEYTFMHSVNVGVMLMSFCRAMDMAEEDIINVGIGGMLHDIGKMRTPEGILNKAGKLTDEEFAIMKKHVTYSRKILSETPGIAEVSMHVAAQHHERVDGSGYPLGLKGDAINRFGQMAAIVDVYDAITSDRCYHKGNPPHMALKRMLEWSKFHFSADLYQKFVQCVGIYPMGTLVRLENGFLGVVNRPNHDSLLHPVVTLVINGKTGQRIQPKEVDLMAYKSDQKAGFVIKGHEDHVKWQVNPVEFLPNAKLYE